One part of the Rhodococcus oxybenzonivorans genome encodes these proteins:
- a CDS encoding general stress protein: MTNPLGQSNGARRGALPEPPTGWPIGSYPTYAEAQRAVDYLSDQEFSVEDVTIVGVNLMQVERVLGRLTWAKVIGGGIVSGAWLGVFFGLLLGIVTGGFLAPLVVGIVGGIIFGLISTTIPYAATRGTRDFASTMQLVAGRYDVLCEPKTAEAARDMLAKLAL, from the coding sequence ATGACGAATCCACTCGGACAGTCCAACGGGGCGCGGCGAGGGGCTCTGCCGGAACCTCCCACGGGCTGGCCCATCGGTTCGTACCCGACGTACGCGGAGGCGCAGCGTGCCGTCGACTACCTGTCGGATCAGGAGTTCTCGGTCGAGGACGTCACCATCGTCGGAGTGAACCTCATGCAGGTCGAGCGAGTACTCGGCCGGTTGACGTGGGCCAAAGTCATTGGCGGCGGCATCGTTTCAGGTGCCTGGCTCGGTGTCTTCTTCGGCCTTCTGCTGGGTATCGTCACGGGCGGATTCCTCGCACCGCTCGTGGTGGGCATCGTCGGCGGCATCATCTTCGGGCTGATCTCCACCACCATCCCGTATGCGGCCACTCGCGGTACCCGTGACTTCGCGTCCACAATGCAATTGGTCGCCGGGCGGTACGACGTGCTGTGTGAGCCGAAGACCGCGGAGGCGGCGCGCGACATGCTGGCCAAGCTGGCGCTCTGA
- a CDS encoding carbohydrate ABC transporter permease produces the protein MVETKQRRLSWSAVNLLVLLYALVPVLWIASLSFKPAGTIKDGKLIPEKWTLDNYRGIFSTDAFTSALINSIGIGLIATVIAVVIGTMAAYAIARLDFPGKKLLVGVALLIAMFPQISLVSPLFDIERRLGLFDTWAGLILPYITFALPLAIYTLSAFFKEIPWELEKAAKMDGATPAQAFRKVVAPLAAPGIVTAAILVFIFCWNDLLFAISLTSTERSITAPAAIANFTGASQFEEPTGSIAAAAMVITIPIIVFVLFFQRRIVAGLTSGAVKG, from the coding sequence ATGGTCGAAACAAAGCAACGCAGGCTGAGCTGGTCGGCGGTCAACTTGCTGGTCCTGCTGTATGCGCTCGTTCCTGTGCTCTGGATAGCCAGCTTGTCGTTCAAGCCCGCGGGCACCATCAAGGACGGCAAGCTCATCCCGGAGAAGTGGACGCTCGACAACTACCGCGGAATCTTCTCGACCGACGCGTTCACCAGCGCGCTGATCAACTCCATCGGCATCGGTCTGATCGCCACGGTGATCGCGGTGGTAATCGGGACGATGGCTGCCTACGCGATTGCCCGACTCGACTTTCCGGGCAAGAAGCTCCTGGTGGGGGTGGCGCTGTTGATCGCGATGTTCCCGCAGATCTCCCTCGTGAGCCCGCTGTTCGACATCGAGCGCCGACTCGGATTGTTCGACACCTGGGCCGGTTTGATCCTGCCGTACATCACGTTCGCGCTTCCCTTGGCGATCTACACGTTGTCGGCCTTCTTCAAGGAGATCCCCTGGGAGCTGGAGAAAGCGGCCAAGATGGACGGCGCCACACCGGCGCAGGCGTTCCGGAAAGTGGTCGCACCGCTTGCGGCGCCCGGTATCGTCACCGCGGCAATCCTCGTGTTCATCTTCTGCTGGAACGACCTGTTGTTCGCGATTTCGCTGACCTCCACGGAGCGCTCGATCACCGCACCGGCGGCGATCGCCAACTTCACCGGCGCTTCGCAGTTCGAAGAGCCGACGGGGTCGATCGCCGCCGCTGCGATGGTGATCACCATTCCGATCATCGTCTTCGTGCTCTTCTTCCAACGACGCATCGTGGCCGGTCTGACGTCCGGCGCAGTGAAGGGATAA
- a CDS encoding suppressor of fused domain protein yields MTDSVVAAVRAHLLEQIGGPEPTAASVTFLGVEPLDVLRFPPAEDDLVRYVTLGCSRHPMGDPGELVADPMRGPRAELVLTLRGGAGVSSGVARTLAVLAAAPSVEGVVLVEDALLDLGEPLWKDTPFTAVLLGKSSIPDLALPEPADAVQFLAAVPLTGTEAAWVRLRGAEALREAWTEAGIDVRDPNRGAASL; encoded by the coding sequence GTGACTGACAGCGTTGTGGCAGCCGTTCGTGCGCACCTGCTCGAACAGATCGGGGGGCCCGAGCCGACCGCCGCCTCGGTGACGTTTCTGGGGGTCGAGCCTCTCGACGTGCTGCGGTTCCCGCCCGCCGAAGACGATCTCGTCCGGTACGTGACTCTGGGTTGCTCCCGGCACCCGATGGGTGATCCCGGGGAATTGGTGGCCGACCCGATGCGGGGTCCGCGCGCGGAACTCGTGCTGACGCTGCGCGGGGGAGCCGGGGTGAGCTCGGGTGTCGCGCGCACGCTCGCGGTGCTGGCGGCGGCGCCGTCGGTGGAGGGGGTGGTCCTCGTCGAGGACGCGCTCCTCGACCTCGGCGAGCCGTTGTGGAAGGACACGCCGTTCACGGCGGTGCTCCTGGGCAAGTCCTCGATTCCGGACCTGGCCCTTCCCGAACCCGCCGACGCGGTGCAGTTTCTTGCTGCCGTGCCCCTCACCGGAACGGAGGCAGCGTGGGTGCGACTGCGCGGCGCCGAGGCATTACGGGAAGCGTGGACCGAGGCGGGCATCGACGTGCGCGACCCGAACCGCGGCGCGGCGTCCCTCTAG
- a CDS encoding carbohydrate ABC transporter permease: MTTEAVPVDRTDEPAAPTKRQVSEGKKAERRLGLWLVAPAAILMIAVTAYPVVYAVWLSLQRYDLRFPDDRKFVGLANYVSVLSDGYWWQAFVVTVGITAVSVVIEFVLGLILALVMHRTIVGKGLVRTVVLIPYGIVTVAAAYSWYYAWTPGTGYLANLLPDGSAPLTQQIPSLAIIVLAEVWKTTPFMALLLLAGLALVPDDLLKAAQVDGAGAWTRLVRIILPLMKPAILVALLFRTLDAFRIFDNIYVLTKGANDTGSLSILGYDNLFKAFNLGIGSAISVLIFLCVAVLAFVFIKLFGASAPGSDTEGKR, encoded by the coding sequence GTGACGACCGAAGCCGTGCCGGTGGACCGGACCGACGAGCCGGCAGCGCCGACGAAGAGACAGGTGTCCGAGGGGAAGAAGGCCGAGCGCCGGCTGGGACTGTGGCTGGTGGCACCGGCTGCGATTCTCATGATCGCCGTGACGGCCTATCCGGTGGTCTACGCGGTGTGGTTGAGCCTGCAGCGCTACGACCTCCGATTCCCCGACGACCGCAAGTTCGTCGGCCTCGCCAATTACGTGTCGGTGTTGTCGGACGGGTACTGGTGGCAGGCGTTCGTGGTCACGGTGGGCATCACGGCCGTGTCTGTGGTGATCGAATTCGTGCTGGGTCTGATTCTCGCACTGGTCATGCACCGCACGATCGTGGGCAAGGGGCTCGTGCGGACCGTGGTGCTCATTCCCTACGGCATCGTCACCGTGGCCGCCGCCTACAGCTGGTACTACGCGTGGACGCCGGGAACCGGCTACCTCGCAAATCTGCTACCCGACGGCAGTGCTCCCCTCACGCAGCAGATTCCGTCGCTCGCGATCATCGTCCTCGCCGAGGTCTGGAAGACCACGCCGTTCATGGCCCTGCTGCTGCTGGCCGGTCTCGCCCTAGTACCTGACGATCTGCTCAAGGCGGCACAGGTCGACGGCGCCGGGGCTTGGACCCGGCTGGTGCGCATCATTCTCCCGCTCATGAAACCGGCCATCCTCGTGGCGTTGTTGTTCCGCACCCTCGACGCGTTCCGGATCTTCGACAATATCTACGTGCTCACCAAGGGCGCCAACGACACCGGCTCCCTGTCGATCCTCGGCTACGACAACCTGTTCAAGGCCTTCAATCTCGGAATCGGTTCGGCCATCAGCGTTCTGATCTTTCTCTGCGTGGCCGTCCTCGCATTCGTCTTCATCAAGCTCTTCGGTGCCTCGGCTCCCGGGTCCGACACGGAAGGAAAGCGATAA
- a CDS encoding ABC transporter substrate-binding protein, with protein sequence MGAATVLTVPLLAACGSPDSGTVLSFYTAADGAEQYAEAAANCTAAAGGRYTIEQRTLPKGADDQRLQLARRLTGNDTSLDIMTLDVVWTAEFAEAGWALPLPDDVAAEVTEGTLEGPLESARWQDQLYAAPLNTNTQLLWYRKDLMPGGQPPQTWDQMIDISERLASEGRPSWIGVQGKQYEGLMVWFNTLLASAGGSVVGEDGTTVTVADGDGALKALEVMKRVATAQGADPSISQGDEASSRLGMESGRAAFEVNWPFVLPGMIENAEKGDLPFIDDKGNTTSVDTGNTVLTVDGQQNFLAAPYPAVIPGRPAEVTIGGFNIAVAKTSRHPDLAFEAVSCLRNEENQRNNAVNGGVPPTLARLYDDPAFQEAYPAWQQVRDGLNTAAVRPVSPAYQSISTLITATLNPVGDIDPPRTVDELAEQVRKAVNSEGLIP encoded by the coding sequence ATCGGCGCGGCCACCGTCCTGACGGTTCCGCTGCTGGCGGCGTGCGGTTCACCGGACAGCGGCACCGTGCTCAGCTTCTACACGGCGGCCGACGGTGCGGAACAGTATGCCGAGGCCGCAGCCAACTGCACGGCCGCGGCCGGTGGCCGATACACGATCGAGCAACGCACCCTTCCGAAGGGGGCAGACGATCAGCGACTGCAGTTGGCCCGGCGCCTCACCGGAAACGACACCTCGCTCGACATCATGACGCTCGACGTCGTGTGGACGGCCGAGTTCGCCGAGGCGGGGTGGGCATTGCCGTTGCCCGACGATGTGGCGGCCGAGGTCACCGAGGGCACTCTCGAAGGCCCCCTCGAGTCGGCCCGGTGGCAGGATCAGCTGTACGCCGCGCCGCTGAACACCAACACGCAGTTGCTCTGGTACCGCAAGGACCTCATGCCTGGTGGGCAACCGCCGCAGACGTGGGATCAGATGATCGATATCTCCGAGAGGCTGGCGAGTGAGGGCCGGCCCAGCTGGATCGGGGTGCAGGGCAAGCAGTACGAGGGTTTGATGGTGTGGTTCAACACCCTGCTGGCCAGCGCGGGCGGATCCGTCGTCGGCGAGGACGGAACCACCGTGACCGTCGCGGACGGTGACGGTGCGCTGAAAGCCCTCGAGGTGATGAAGCGAGTAGCCACCGCACAGGGCGCCGACCCGTCCATTTCTCAGGGCGACGAGGCGTCGTCCCGTCTCGGCATGGAAAGCGGACGCGCGGCCTTCGAGGTCAACTGGCCTTTCGTTCTTCCCGGCATGATCGAGAATGCGGAGAAGGGTGACCTGCCGTTCATCGACGACAAGGGCAACACCACCTCCGTCGATACCGGTAACACGGTGCTCACGGTCGACGGGCAGCAGAACTTCCTCGCCGCTCCGTACCCCGCGGTGATTCCCGGCCGGCCGGCCGAGGTCACGATCGGTGGATTCAACATCGCGGTCGCGAAGACCAGCCGGCACCCCGACCTCGCGTTCGAAGCGGTGTCCTGCCTACGTAACGAGGAGAACCAGCGCAACAATGCCGTCAACGGTGGTGTGCCGCCCACGTTGGCGAGGCTGTACGACGATCCGGCATTCCAGGAGGCGTATCCCGCCTGGCAGCAGGTGCGTGACGGCCTGAACACGGCGGCGGTGCGTCCGGTTTCGCCCGCGTACCAGAGCATCTCGACCCTGATCACCGCCACGTTGAACCCGGTCGGTGACATCGATCCGCCGCGTACCGTCGACGAACTCGCCGAGCAGGTGCGTAAGGCGGTCAACTCGGAAGGACTGATTCCGTGA
- a CDS encoding metallophosphoesterase family protein produces the protein MVSVLAVSDETIESLWTPQGRTMKVDLVLGAGDLPFDYLEYLMDALDAPCVFVPGNHDPDLSGYSAGRVGWMRSGMPSTWPGPCGAVNADGRIVRIAGLRIAGLGGSIRYNDGPNQWTERQQRRRARNLAMTSAWHARRSGVAGVDVLLTHSPPRGVGDLEDPPHRGFECFEQLAARLQARTLVHGHVHPYGTTPVDRVLGSTTVINTVGFTLMEMSSGTEPTIVRRRHGT, from the coding sequence ATGGTCTCGGTACTCGCGGTCTCCGACGAGACGATCGAGTCGTTGTGGACCCCGCAGGGGCGCACCATGAAGGTCGACCTCGTCCTCGGTGCCGGTGATCTGCCCTTCGACTATCTCGAGTATCTGATGGATGCACTCGATGCACCGTGCGTGTTCGTGCCCGGCAACCACGACCCCGACCTTTCCGGCTATTCCGCGGGCCGTGTCGGATGGATGCGTTCCGGTATGCCGTCGACGTGGCCGGGTCCGTGCGGCGCCGTCAACGCCGACGGACGGATCGTCCGCATCGCCGGACTGCGGATCGCCGGCCTGGGCGGATCGATTCGGTACAACGACGGCCCCAATCAGTGGACCGAACGGCAGCAGCGCCGGCGTGCCCGCAACCTGGCCATGACGAGTGCGTGGCATGCGCGCCGATCCGGAGTAGCCGGTGTCGACGTGCTCCTCACGCACAGCCCACCGCGCGGAGTCGGTGATCTCGAGGACCCGCCGCACCGCGGTTTCGAGTGTTTCGAGCAGCTGGCCGCACGGTTGCAGGCTCGGACACTCGTTCACGGCCACGTGCACCCGTACGGGACGACGCCCGTGGACAGAGTGCTCGGCTCCACGACGGTGATCAACACGGTCGGGTTCACTCTCATGGAGATGTCTTCGGGTACCGAACCGACGATCGTGAGGCGACGGCATGGCACGTGA
- a CDS encoding chromosome partitioning protein ParB, producing the protein MARDTGFPSADAENDFTRQRRRAELSRLVNWLRREPDDVNEILPFDEVVAALGRIGERSLGLQVIPVNSIVGSVDRTSDFDRYFRPTSARIRERWQRLAAAQRRGESVPPIQVYRIGSMHFVSDGHHRVSIAYAMHWSTIDAYVREILTRISPDGITQRGDLLIKDHRRLFLSRVPLTGAQRKAVTVTDPWEYAEISECVEAWGFRLMQEMGEFVGRDTVARRWFGEEFLPVVRMVRAAGMLPDHTDAEAYLWVARERYRLVRQHVWNDEIIAELSQRAPRKHRSTSP; encoded by the coding sequence ATGGCACGTGACACCGGTTTCCCCTCCGCCGACGCGGAGAACGACTTCACCCGTCAGCGCCGCCGCGCCGAGCTCTCCCGGCTGGTCAACTGGTTACGCAGGGAACCGGACGACGTCAACGAAATCCTGCCGTTCGACGAAGTGGTGGCCGCGCTCGGGAGGATCGGCGAACGGTCACTGGGGTTGCAGGTGATCCCCGTCAACTCGATCGTCGGGAGTGTCGACCGCACCAGTGACTTCGACCGGTACTTCCGTCCTACGTCCGCCCGGATACGCGAACGCTGGCAGCGGCTGGCCGCAGCGCAGCGCCGCGGCGAGTCGGTTCCGCCGATCCAGGTGTACAGAATCGGGTCGATGCACTTCGTCAGCGACGGCCACCACCGCGTGTCCATCGCCTACGCGATGCACTGGAGCACCATCGACGCGTACGTGAGGGAGATCCTGACCCGGATCTCGCCGGACGGCATCACGCAGCGCGGCGATCTGCTGATCAAGGACCATCGCCGACTGTTCCTGAGCCGGGTACCCCTCACCGGCGCCCAGCGCAAGGCGGTGACGGTCACCGATCCGTGGGAGTACGCGGAGATCAGCGAGTGCGTCGAAGCCTGGGGATTTCGTCTCATGCAGGAGATGGGCGAGTTCGTGGGCCGCGACACCGTGGCGCGTCGGTGGTTCGGCGAGGAGTTCCTCCCGGTCGTGCGCATGGTCCGGGCCGCCGGCATGTTGCCCGACCACACCGATGCCGAAGCCTACCTGTGGGTGGCTCGAGAACGGTATCGCCTGGTGCGTCAACATGTCTGGAACGACGAGATCATCGCCGAACTGAGCCAGCGGGCGCCCCGCAAGCACCGGTCTACGAGTCCGTGA
- a CDS encoding ABC transporter ATP-binding protein, whose protein sequence is MAEIVLDKVTKLYPDGARAVSDVDITIADGEFIILVGPSGCGKSTTLNMIAGLEDISSGELRIAGERVNEKAPKDRDIAMVFQSYALYPHMTVRQNIAFPLTLAKMSKSEIAAKVDDAAKILDLTQHLDRKPSNLSGGQRQRVAMGRAIVRSPKAFLMDEPLSNLDAKLRVQMRTEISRLQQRLGTTTVYVTHDQTEAMTLGDRVVVLRGGLVQQIGAPQELYDHPNNLFVAGFIGSPSMNFFPGQLTADGISTPLGNFALPPRSREKVTSSGASKDVVVGIRPEHFEDAGLIDADQKAAGATFTAQVEVLESMGSDKYVYFSAEGPQVSSRELEELAADSGTEVAGGGHLVARLSTESSAAQGSPVELWFDPAKVAVFDQDSGANITR, encoded by the coding sequence GTGGCCGAGATTGTGCTGGACAAGGTAACCAAGCTCTACCCGGACGGTGCGCGGGCGGTGAGCGACGTCGACATCACGATCGCCGACGGCGAATTCATCATTCTGGTCGGTCCGTCGGGTTGCGGTAAATCGACGACCCTCAACATGATCGCGGGCCTCGAGGACATTTCGTCCGGTGAGCTGCGCATCGCCGGCGAGAGGGTGAACGAGAAGGCGCCGAAGGACCGGGACATCGCCATGGTGTTCCAGTCGTACGCGTTGTATCCGCACATGACGGTGCGCCAGAACATTGCGTTCCCGTTGACGCTGGCGAAGATGTCGAAGTCGGAGATCGCGGCCAAGGTGGACGATGCCGCGAAGATCCTCGATCTCACCCAGCACCTCGACCGCAAGCCGTCCAATCTGTCGGGCGGACAGCGACAGCGGGTCGCGATGGGGCGGGCAATCGTCCGCAGTCCCAAAGCGTTCTTGATGGACGAGCCGCTGTCCAACCTCGACGCCAAGCTCCGCGTGCAGATGCGCACCGAAATTTCCCGCCTCCAGCAACGTCTGGGAACGACCACGGTGTATGTGACCCACGATCAGACCGAGGCGATGACTCTCGGCGACCGGGTGGTGGTGCTGCGCGGGGGACTCGTCCAGCAGATCGGGGCACCGCAGGAGTTGTACGACCATCCCAACAATCTGTTCGTTGCCGGGTTCATCGGATCGCCGTCGATGAACTTCTTCCCCGGACAGCTGACAGCGGACGGGATTTCGACTCCCCTCGGGAACTTCGCGCTGCCTCCGCGCTCGCGTGAGAAGGTCACCTCCTCCGGGGCGTCGAAGGACGTCGTGGTCGGTATCCGCCCGGAGCACTTCGAGGACGCCGGGTTGATCGACGCGGATCAGAAAGCCGCTGGTGCCACGTTCACCGCTCAGGTCGAGGTGCTCGAGTCGATGGGCTCGGACAAGTATGTCTACTTCTCCGCAGAAGGACCACAGGTGAGTTCGCGGGAACTCGAGGAGCTCGCTGCCGACTCGGGCACCGAGGTCGCGGGTGGGGGACATCTGGTGGCTCGGTTGTCGACCGAGTCGTCTGCGGCGCAGGGCAGCCCGGTGGAGTTGTGGTTCGATCCCGCGAAAGTCGCGGTGTTCGATCAGGATTCCGGGGCCAATATCACTCGCTGA
- a CDS encoding winged helix DNA-binding domain-containing protein — protein sequence MGSERMSDRALGRATLARQGLLRRTGTPALEMIEHLCGLQAQAPMPPYFALWARIENFRPDALSELIERREVVRIVAMRGTVFALSAADALTFRPLVQPLLDRDLRTNTQYRAHLYGIDAAALAAAGRDLVRDRPLTQLQMRPLLEERFPGRGGAALAHGVRGLVPMVQVPPRGLWGRSGQPALATLESWVGQALDPAPSLRTMVLRYLAAFGPASALDTQAWSGLTRLGEILDELRPQLRVFTAESGTELFDLPDAPRPEAGVPAPVRILAPFDNVLLSHADRRRILDDEVRKRVFTQNGIIKPAVLVGGRVAGFTTTTVGKDGVILEVEPLTTIAKSHRPAIEAEGRRLLKFAHPEAVTREVRFTDS from the coding sequence GTGGGTTCCGAACGCATGTCGGATCGGGCGCTGGGACGGGCCACGCTGGCCCGCCAGGGATTGCTACGCCGAACAGGGACGCCGGCTCTCGAGATGATCGAGCACCTGTGCGGGCTGCAGGCCCAGGCCCCGATGCCGCCGTATTTCGCCCTGTGGGCACGCATCGAGAATTTCCGGCCCGACGCCCTCTCCGAGCTCATCGAGCGCCGCGAAGTGGTTCGCATCGTCGCCATGCGTGGAACCGTGTTCGCGTTGTCGGCGGCCGACGCCCTGACATTCCGCCCGCTGGTTCAGCCGCTCCTCGATCGGGATCTGCGCACCAACACGCAGTACCGGGCACACCTCTACGGGATCGATGCCGCCGCTCTCGCCGCCGCCGGCCGCGACCTCGTCCGGGATCGGCCGCTCACGCAACTGCAGATGCGGCCGCTGCTCGAGGAGCGATTTCCCGGACGCGGCGGCGCGGCCCTCGCGCACGGGGTGCGCGGGCTCGTGCCGATGGTCCAGGTGCCACCGCGGGGGTTGTGGGGCAGGTCGGGACAGCCCGCGCTGGCGACACTCGAGTCGTGGGTGGGGCAAGCACTCGACCCGGCGCCGTCACTACGGACGATGGTCCTGCGTTACCTCGCCGCGTTCGGCCCGGCGAGTGCCCTGGATACACAGGCGTGGTCAGGCTTGACCCGGCTCGGCGAGATCCTGGACGAGCTGCGCCCGCAGTTGCGGGTGTTCACCGCGGAATCGGGAACGGAACTTTTCGACCTTCCGGACGCGCCGCGGCCGGAGGCTGGGGTGCCGGCGCCGGTGCGCATCCTCGCGCCCTTCGACAATGTGCTTCTTTCCCATGCGGATCGCAGGCGGATTCTCGACGACGAGGTGCGGAAGAGGGTCTTCACTCAGAACGGGATCATCAAGCCTGCCGTGCTGGTGGGCGGCAGGGTCGCGGGGTTCACGACCACGACCGTGGGGAAGGACGGGGTGATCCTCGAGGTGGAGCCGTTGACCACGATCGCCAAGTCTCATCGGCCGGCCATCGAAGCGGAGGGTCGTCGATTGCTGAAGTTCGCACACCCCGAGGCCGTCACCCGGGAGGTGCGGTTCACGGACTCGTAG
- a CDS encoding MFS transporter translates to MSAEPGPTPRMLLPVMCFIVMILAVLQTLVVPIVGTIGAQLEVGPTAVGWLLTANLLAAATATPLLGRLADLRGTRPVLLGVLVIVLLGSLLGAVATSIGVLIVARVLQGVSFALFPIGIAVLRDELPPEKLTGAMGILSGTLGFGGCFGIVLTGVLVADGADFHRIFWLSSAITLAGLVLAWFAIPRRARTGSGSMDWIGAVGLAAGLVLVLLPLSEGSTWGWGSPATIISGAAGLLVLTGWFLYERRIAHPLVAPRLLTDPPVLVTHLSALVVGMSMFVMFLGSSYFVQTSRSVAGYGFGATVLEASTVYLLPGAVSGVLASILSGTMIRHVGARVVLIGASVVGVAGFILFIVAHDHTWQVITAILLINTYISLAYAALPSLLVAEVRQDETGVANSINSIARSVGSAFASALIATLLAEITLSGTDLAAESAYLIAFVTGAVAAALAGLLPFFGITRVIRTPSDAEEDEIHATALAAEWGTVGGLGGANTSPGERQRTS, encoded by the coding sequence ATGAGCGCAGAACCCGGACCCACGCCGAGGATGCTGCTGCCGGTCATGTGCTTCATCGTCATGATTCTGGCGGTTCTCCAGACCTTGGTGGTACCGATCGTCGGCACGATCGGCGCCCAACTCGAGGTCGGGCCCACCGCCGTCGGGTGGCTCCTCACCGCCAACCTGCTCGCAGCTGCCACTGCGACGCCCCTACTCGGCCGGCTCGCCGATCTTCGCGGCACACGCCCGGTGCTGCTCGGTGTGCTCGTGATCGTGCTTCTGGGCTCGTTGCTCGGCGCGGTCGCCACGTCGATCGGTGTGCTCATCGTTGCCCGAGTGCTGCAAGGCGTCTCGTTCGCACTGTTCCCCATCGGAATTGCAGTCCTGCGCGACGAGCTGCCCCCCGAGAAGCTGACCGGGGCGATGGGCATTCTCTCGGGAACTCTGGGTTTCGGCGGATGTTTCGGGATCGTCCTCACCGGGGTGCTCGTCGCCGACGGCGCCGACTTCCACCGGATCTTCTGGCTCTCCTCTGCGATCACGCTTGCAGGTCTCGTCCTGGCGTGGTTCGCGATTCCCCGGCGCGCGCGGACGGGATCGGGGTCAATGGACTGGATCGGTGCGGTGGGTCTCGCCGCCGGCCTCGTCCTCGTCCTGCTCCCGTTGTCCGAGGGAAGCACCTGGGGATGGGGTTCGCCCGCCACCATCATCAGCGGTGCTGCCGGACTGCTCGTCCTGACCGGGTGGTTCCTGTACGAGCGCAGAATCGCTCATCCGTTGGTGGCACCCCGGTTGCTCACCGATCCGCCGGTCCTCGTCACACACCTGTCCGCCCTCGTGGTGGGAATGTCGATGTTCGTGATGTTCCTGGGCAGTTCGTACTTCGTGCAGACGTCCCGTTCGGTCGCCGGATACGGCTTCGGCGCCACCGTGCTCGAGGCCAGCACCGTGTACCTGTTACCCGGCGCGGTCAGCGGAGTCCTCGCCTCGATCCTCAGTGGCACGATGATCCGCCACGTCGGCGCGCGTGTCGTGCTCATCGGCGCCAGCGTGGTCGGCGTCGCAGGCTTCATCCTGTTCATCGTCGCCCACGACCACACCTGGCAGGTGATCACCGCCATCCTGCTGATCAACACCTACATCAGCCTTGCCTACGCGGCGCTGCCCTCGCTGTTGGTCGCCGAGGTCCGGCAGGACGAGACCGGCGTGGCCAACAGCATCAACTCGATCGCGCGGTCGGTGGGCAGCGCGTTCGCCAGCGCCCTCATTGCGACCCTGCTGGCCGAAATCACTCTCTCCGGCACCGACCTCGCGGCCGAATCCGCCTACCTCATCGCGTTCGTCACCGGCGCCGTTGCCGCCGCTCTCGCCGGGCTGCTGCCCTTCTTCGGTATCACCCGCGTGATCCGCACACCCTCCGACGCGGAAGAGGACGAGATCCATGCCACCGCGCTCGCTGCCGAATGGGGCACGGTGGGCGGCCTCGGTGGCGCGAACACGAGCCCCGGCGAACGGCAGAGGACGTCATGA
- the corA gene encoding magnesium/cobalt transporter CorA, with the protein MPSLPAQGRDKSAGPRIRIPTARAVVDCGVYVDGIRLPGKYTHQAALAEVRRRGRGFVWVGLLAPDEGQMESVAETFGLHELMVEDAVHAHQRPKLERYDDILFLVLRTVNYVPHDSVATASEIVETGEIMAFVGADYVVTVRHGDHSGLANVRRSLEENQERLALGPYAVLHAVADHVVDTYLEVTQAIEHDVDGMEEAVFSPRNTVAVEHIYLLKREIVELRKSVNPLSNPLLRLTQSPGNPVPKEVRRYFRDVLDHHTTVAERIAEYDEVLSSLVDAALAKIAVQQNTDMRKISAWVAIAAVPTMIAGIYGMNFDNMPELHWQYGYHLVVAFIVSVTVGLFVTFRRNNWL; encoded by the coding sequence ATGCCCTCACTTCCGGCACAAGGCCGCGACAAGTCCGCGGGTCCCCGGATCCGCATCCCCACCGCACGCGCCGTCGTGGATTGCGGCGTGTACGTGGACGGCATCCGTCTGCCCGGTAAGTACACCCATCAGGCTGCCCTCGCCGAGGTCCGGCGGCGTGGCCGGGGATTCGTGTGGGTCGGACTCCTCGCACCCGACGAAGGTCAGATGGAGAGCGTGGCCGAGACGTTCGGCCTGCACGAACTGATGGTCGAGGACGCTGTCCACGCGCACCAGCGGCCCAAACTCGAACGCTACGACGACATCCTGTTCCTGGTGCTGCGGACCGTCAATTATGTGCCACACGATTCAGTGGCGACCGCCAGTGAGATCGTGGAGACCGGCGAGATCATGGCCTTCGTGGGCGCGGACTACGTCGTGACCGTGCGGCACGGCGATCATTCCGGGCTCGCGAACGTCCGGCGCTCGCTCGAGGAGAATCAGGAACGGCTCGCGCTCGGTCCCTATGCCGTCCTGCACGCGGTGGCCGACCACGTCGTCGATACGTACCTCGAGGTCACCCAGGCCATCGAACACGACGTCGACGGCATGGAGGAGGCGGTGTTCAGCCCGCGGAACACCGTCGCGGTCGAGCACATCTACCTGCTCAAGAGGGAGATCGTCGAACTGCGCAAGTCGGTGAACCCGCTGTCGAACCCGCTGCTGCGGTTGACGCAGTCGCCCGGCAATCCGGTGCCGAAGGAAGTGCGGCGGTACTTTCGCGACGTGCTCGACCACCACACCACCGTCGCAGAGCGGATCGCCGAGTACGACGAGGTGCTCAGCTCACTCGTCGACGCGGCTCTCGCCAAGATCGCCGTCCAGCAGAACACCGACATGCGCAAGATTTCGGCATGGGTGGCCATCGCCGCCGTGCCCACGATGATCGCAGGAATCTATGGCATGAATTTCGACAACATGCCCGAATTACATTGGCAATACGGGTATCACCTCGTGGTGGCCTTCATTGTGTCGGTCACGGTGGGGCTGTTCGTCACCTTCCGCCGAAACAACTGGCTCTAG